Proteins encoded together in one Plutella xylostella chromosome 17, ilPluXylo3.1, whole genome shotgun sequence window:
- the LOC105381184 gene encoding testis-expressed protein 2 isoform X1, producing the protein MDIPGASKTPNTSLSFRYNANNEELEELFNPCEDDPPTPVCDTPASTNSENASPKKTDKTSIIDKYFKSMRVERIDKIEETKGDLGKPIEDVKTSTPSKEVSSSPVKDYLSRLSKRNTSSASDVGPEVKETNETWKIFHDFKYKIAQAVEDMKSRSVDETKDKAVQRDNSISDSEDNSAIKDLDISVGDTDNQVSSLDSSIQNLSEITQPVTAKANELESSLPKDDNSDATDDTHKNLEENIADILKSELDDGLEVESGVEAFEDIDMDVIPDNSLLDEIEGGTRPANADLTLKPSTPTHFPYRLPQDNDKYNKPQTPTVDQKTYLFSCTLYILTFLLLLNYTIFPNSYLWNGFLLGMWFFYFLSSLKQYVLDTYFTDRDDDPPYFKLKKNKIPEPVSYTIPSVKEHRPLKKYEGWINHYRFPEYDPYTYHINKTTTAFMKLEGCSLRISYTKTKVAKRALWDEQIDKVTFYQHRLYNLTGARVILLPKGLVKKRQWSKKYPICVILSENEKIEVLEKETPPAAAETKDKKSAEATPDKKKDVPDVESAETNTASPEKKKKFVWRKRDKSVNSHTDSEGGREGLRHRLVRKMHRDKKAESVASSTEPVEASTEKARTDSPTQEDIELVTRSTTSTRVPDDEDEEPDMLRIKDFLEEAEGEEEGAGEGEWSVHVKTSRDKHSRLYLFTRTGRDKHEWFRRLNLAVEEANASCESSSAAEDRSSDVSERETQSAAVYCVQDKEVKFSGKTHKTESISDSVPQMPSQGLLDNQRDFGSYEKTFWPFLFKILQTKSSPTTACECRMLPPEVTWVNTVLARMVFDAMRDPNLVARVQDRIQRKLHTMKLPSFMSPLIVTNLSLAGACPLLEHVSAPTWDARGVWLDAALRYDGGAYITILTQINLMKLKEKNLTLEEHLLTTASENVVEDDLSASRIFSEKQLRERKPAIFDSEFEDSAESSSDDESPQMQPVDSNETMALDAQSSTTDSAYSKKKFLKMVDRIATNKYFQTVTDYKYVKKAMEGLSNTDIKLRLEVQGLEGRLAVNLPPPPHDRIPHKPAAGPESASGVRRARSPLRAHLQLDRGEVGQRVREVSRVAQHGGLHDRPHDAHARRLRVKETGIVGEVYGHRLRVNETGIVVRLVGARQVYCSFRNAGR; encoded by the exons ATGGACATTCCCGGCGCAA GTAAAACGCCAAATACTTCATTGTCGTTCAGATATAATGCCAACAATGAGGAATTAGAGGAGCTTTTTAATCCATGTGAAGATGACCCCCCTACACCCGTGTGTGACACTCCAGCCAGCACCAACAGTGAGAATGCTAGTCCCAAGAAAACCGATAAAACCTCCATCATAGACAAATACTTTAAATCTATGAGAGTGGAAAGGATTGACAAAATAGAAGAGACTAAAGGTGATTTAGGGAAGCCAATTGAAGATGTTAAAACCAGCACACCAAGCAAGGAAGTGTCATCATCCCCAGTCAAAGACTACTTGAGTCGCCTGAGCAAGCGGAACACATCATCTGCATCTGATGTAGGGCCTGAAGTGAAGGAAACTAATGAAACATGGAAAATATTTCACGatttcaaatataaaattgcaCAAGCTGTGGAAGACATGAAATCTCGGTCTGTTGATG AGACAAAAGACAAGGCTGTCCAAAGAGACAACTCAATATCAGACTCGGAAGACAATTCTGCCATAAAAGATTTAGATATTAGTGTAGGAGATACTGACAATCAG GTGTCTTCACTAGATAGCAGTATTCAGAATTTGTCTGAGATAACCCAGCCTGTTACCGCTAAAGCGAATGAACTTGAGTCCAGCCTTCCTAAAGATGACAACTCCGATGCCACAGATGATACACATAAGAACTTAG AAGAAAATATTGCTGACATTCTAAAGAGTGAGTTGGATGATGGCCTGGAGGTAGAATCAGGAGTGGAGGCATTTGAAGACATTGACATGGATGTGATTCCGGATAACTCACTATTGGATGAGATAGAGGGAGGGACAAGACCCGCCAATGCAGACCTGACGCTTAAACCCTCGACGCCGACACACTTCCCATACCGCCTACCTCAAGACAATGACAAATATAACAAGCCACAAACTCCAACAGTAGATCAAAAGACCTATCTCTTTAGTTGCACTTTGTATATTCTAACATTTCTACTTCTACTCAACTATACAATTTTTCCCAATTCCTACCTTTGGAATGGTTTTCTGCTAGGAATGTGGTTCTTTTATTTCTTGAGCAGCTTGAAGCAGTATGTCTTAGACACATATTTCACCGATCGAGATGATGATCCACCATACTTTAAGTTGAAGAAGAATAAGATACCTGAACCGGTTTCTTACACCATACCATCAGTTAAAGAACACAGGCCCTTGAAGAAATATGAG gGTTGGATTAACCATTACAGGTTCCCAGAATATGACCCTTACACGTACCACATCAACAAAACTACAACTGCATTTATGAAACTCGAAG gttgtagTCTCAGGATATCATACACAAAGACGAAAGTGGCCAAGCGCGCGCTGTGGGACGAGCAAATAGACAAAGTGACGTTCTACCAACACAGATTGTACAATCTGACTGGCGCCAGGGTGATACTGCTTCCTAAAGGCCTTGTGAAGAAAAG ACAATGGAGCAAAAAGTACCCAATATGTGTGATACTGAGCGAGAACGAGAAGATAGAGGTTTTAGAAAAGGAGACACCGCCCGCAGCTGCCGAAACCAAGGACAAGAAATCGGCGGAGGCTACTCCAGACAAGAAGAAAGATGTTCCGGATGTGGAGAGTGCAGAGACGAACACTGCCAGTCcagagaagaagaagaagtttgTGTGGAGGAAGAGAGATAAAAG CGTCAACTCTCACACTGATAGTGAAGGTGGAAGGGAAGGACTTCGCCATAGACTCGTCAGGAAAATGCACAGAG ACAAGAAAGCAGAATCAGTAGCGTCATCCACAGAGCCAGTGGAGGCGTCCACAGAGAAGGCCCGCACTGACTCGCCGACGCAGGAAGACATCGAGCTGGTCACCAGGTCCACCACCAGCACCAGGGTCCCTGATGATGAGGACGAGGAGCCGGACATGCTGAGGATCAAGGACTTCTTGGAGGAAGCT GAGGGTGAGGAGGAGGGCGCGGGGGAGGGCGAGTGGAGCGTGCACGTGAAGACGTCCCGAGACAAACACTCGCGCCTGTACTTGTTCACGAGGACCGGCAGGGACAAACATGAGTG GTTCCGCCGACTAAACCTAGCAGTAGAAGAAGCCAACGCATCATGCGAGTCGTCATCAGCCGCTGAAGACCGCTCCAGCGACGTGAGCGAGAGGGAGACGCAGAGCGCCGCCGTGTACTGCGTCCAAGACAAGGAGGTCAAATTCTCGGGGAAAACT CATAAAACGGAATCTATCTCTGATTCAGTGCCTCAGATGCCTTCCCAAGGTCTGTTGGACAACCAGCGAGACTTCGGTTCCTACGAGAAGACCTTCTGGCCGTTCCTCTTTAAAATTCTACAG ACAAAGTCCTCTCCTACCACAGCGTGCGAATGCCGGATGCTTCCGCCGGAAGTGACGTGGGTGAACACGGTGCTCGCGCGGATGGTGTTTGATGCTATGAGGGACCCCAACCTGGTGGCCAGGGTGCAGGACCGCATACAGAGGAAGCTGCATACTATGAAG CTCCCCTCATTCATGAGTCCGCTCATCGTGACGAACCTGTCTCTGGCGGGCGCGTGTCCACTGCTCGAGCACGTGTCGGCGCCGACGTGGGACGCGCGCGGCGTGTGGCTCGACGCCGCCCTGAGATACGACGGCGGCGCCTACATCACCATCCTCACGCAGATCAACCTCATGAAGCTCAAGGAGAAGA ACTTAACATTGGAAGAGCACTTGCTAACGACTGCGTCAGAAAATGTGGTGGAGGACGACTTGTCGGCATCCAGAATATTCTCCGAAAAACAACTCAGG GAGCGCAAGCCGGCCATCTTCGACTCTGAGTTCGAGGACTCGGCGGAGTCGAGCAGCGACGACGAGAGCCCGCAGATGCAGCCCGTCGACAGCAACGAGACCATGGCATTAGACGCACa GTCCAGTACCACTGACTCCGCCTACTCAAAGAAGAAGTTCCTAAAAATGGTTGACAGAATCGCAACAAACAAATACTTCCAAACC GTGACAGACTACAAGTACGTAAAGAAAGCCATGGAGGGGTTATCTAACACGGATATCAAGCTGCGGCTGGAGGTGCAGGGGCTGGAGGGGCGCCTCGCCGTCaacctgccgccgccgccgcacgaCCGG ATTCCGCACAAACCCGCAGCTGGTCCTGAAAGCGCGTCCGGCGTTCGGCGCGCGCGCTCTCCGCTTCGCGCACATCTCCAACTGGATCGAGGAGAAGTTGGCCAAAGAGTTCGAGAAGTTTCTCGTGTTGCCCAACATGGAGGACTTCATGATCGACCTCATGACGCCCACGCCCGTCGACTTCGAGTGAAAGAGACAGGTATAGTGGGAGAGGTTTATGGCCATCGACTTCGAGTGAATGAGACAGGTATAGTGGTGCGGTTAGTGGGAGCGAGACAGGTTTATTGCTCATTTAGAAACGCGGGACGTTGA
- the LOC105381184 gene encoding testis-expressed protein 2 isoform X3: MDIPGASKTPNTSLSFRYNANNEELEELFNPCEDDPPTPVCDTPASTNSENASPKKTDKTSIIDKYFKSMRVERIDKIEETKGDLGKPIEDVKTSTPSKEVSSSPVKDYLSRLSKRNTSSASDVGPEVKETNETWKIFHDFKYKIAQAVEDMKSRSVDETKDKAVQRDNSISDSEDNSAIKDLDISVGDTDNQVSSLDSSIQNLSEITQPVTAKANELESSLPKDDNSDATDDTHKNLEENIADILKSELDDGLEVESGVEAFEDIDMDVIPDNSLLDEIEGGTRPANADLTLKPSTPTHFPYRLPQDNDKYNKPQTPTVDQKTYLFSCTLYILTFLLLLNYTIFPNSYLWNGFLLGMWFFYFLSSLKQYVLDTYFTDRDDDPPYFKLKKNKIPEPVSYTIPSVKEHRPLKKYEGWINHYRFPEYDPYTYHINKTTTAFMKLEGCSLRISYTKTKVAKRALWDEQIDKVTFYQHRLYNLTGARVILLPKGLVKKRQWSKKYPICVILSENEKIEVLEKETPPAAAETKDKKSAEATPDKKKDVPDVESAETNTASPEKKKKFVWRKRDKSVNSHTDSEGGREGLRHRLVRKMHRDKKAESVASSTEPVEASTEKARTDSPTQEDIELVTRSTTSTRVPDDEDEEPDMLRIKDFLEEAEGEEEGAGEGEWSVHVKTSRDKHSRLYLFTRTGRDKHEWFRRLNLAVEEANASCESSSAAEDRSSDVSERETQSAAVYCVQDKEVKFSGKTHKTESISDSVPQMPSQGLLDNQRDFGSYEKTFWPFLFKILQTKSSPTTACECRMLPPEVTWVNTVLARMVFDAMRDPNLVARVQDRIQRKLHTMKLPSFMSPLIVTNLSLAGACPLLEHVSAPTWDARGVWLDAALRYDGGAYITILTQINLMKLKEKNLTLEEHLLTTASENVVEDDLSASRIFSEKQLRERKPAIFDSEFEDSAESSSDDESPQMQPVDSNETMALDAQSSTTDSAYSKKKFLKMVDRIATNKYFQTVTDYKYVKKAMEGLSNTDIKLRLEVQGLEGRLAVNLPPPLHDRVWIGFRTNPQLVLKARPAFGARALRFAHISNWIEEKLAKEFEKFLVLPNMEDFMIDLMTPTPVDFE, from the exons ATGGACATTCCCGGCGCAA GTAAAACGCCAAATACTTCATTGTCGTTCAGATATAATGCCAACAATGAGGAATTAGAGGAGCTTTTTAATCCATGTGAAGATGACCCCCCTACACCCGTGTGTGACACTCCAGCCAGCACCAACAGTGAGAATGCTAGTCCCAAGAAAACCGATAAAACCTCCATCATAGACAAATACTTTAAATCTATGAGAGTGGAAAGGATTGACAAAATAGAAGAGACTAAAGGTGATTTAGGGAAGCCAATTGAAGATGTTAAAACCAGCACACCAAGCAAGGAAGTGTCATCATCCCCAGTCAAAGACTACTTGAGTCGCCTGAGCAAGCGGAACACATCATCTGCATCTGATGTAGGGCCTGAAGTGAAGGAAACTAATGAAACATGGAAAATATTTCACGatttcaaatataaaattgcaCAAGCTGTGGAAGACATGAAATCTCGGTCTGTTGATG AGACAAAAGACAAGGCTGTCCAAAGAGACAACTCAATATCAGACTCGGAAGACAATTCTGCCATAAAAGATTTAGATATTAGTGTAGGAGATACTGACAATCAG GTGTCTTCACTAGATAGCAGTATTCAGAATTTGTCTGAGATAACCCAGCCTGTTACCGCTAAAGCGAATGAACTTGAGTCCAGCCTTCCTAAAGATGACAACTCCGATGCCACAGATGATACACATAAGAACTTAG AAGAAAATATTGCTGACATTCTAAAGAGTGAGTTGGATGATGGCCTGGAGGTAGAATCAGGAGTGGAGGCATTTGAAGACATTGACATGGATGTGATTCCGGATAACTCACTATTGGATGAGATAGAGGGAGGGACAAGACCCGCCAATGCAGACCTGACGCTTAAACCCTCGACGCCGACACACTTCCCATACCGCCTACCTCAAGACAATGACAAATATAACAAGCCACAAACTCCAACAGTAGATCAAAAGACCTATCTCTTTAGTTGCACTTTGTATATTCTAACATTTCTACTTCTACTCAACTATACAATTTTTCCCAATTCCTACCTTTGGAATGGTTTTCTGCTAGGAATGTGGTTCTTTTATTTCTTGAGCAGCTTGAAGCAGTATGTCTTAGACACATATTTCACCGATCGAGATGATGATCCACCATACTTTAAGTTGAAGAAGAATAAGATACCTGAACCGGTTTCTTACACCATACCATCAGTTAAAGAACACAGGCCCTTGAAGAAATATGAG gGTTGGATTAACCATTACAGGTTCCCAGAATATGACCCTTACACGTACCACATCAACAAAACTACAACTGCATTTATGAAACTCGAAG gttgtagTCTCAGGATATCATACACAAAGACGAAAGTGGCCAAGCGCGCGCTGTGGGACGAGCAAATAGACAAAGTGACGTTCTACCAACACAGATTGTACAATCTGACTGGCGCCAGGGTGATACTGCTTCCTAAAGGCCTTGTGAAGAAAAG ACAATGGAGCAAAAAGTACCCAATATGTGTGATACTGAGCGAGAACGAGAAGATAGAGGTTTTAGAAAAGGAGACACCGCCCGCAGCTGCCGAAACCAAGGACAAGAAATCGGCGGAGGCTACTCCAGACAAGAAGAAAGATGTTCCGGATGTGGAGAGTGCAGAGACGAACACTGCCAGTCcagagaagaagaagaagtttgTGTGGAGGAAGAGAGATAAAAG CGTCAACTCTCACACTGATAGTGAAGGTGGAAGGGAAGGACTTCGCCATAGACTCGTCAGGAAAATGCACAGAG ACAAGAAAGCAGAATCAGTAGCGTCATCCACAGAGCCAGTGGAGGCGTCCACAGAGAAGGCCCGCACTGACTCGCCGACGCAGGAAGACATCGAGCTGGTCACCAGGTCCACCACCAGCACCAGGGTCCCTGATGATGAGGACGAGGAGCCGGACATGCTGAGGATCAAGGACTTCTTGGAGGAAGCT GAGGGTGAGGAGGAGGGCGCGGGGGAGGGCGAGTGGAGCGTGCACGTGAAGACGTCCCGAGACAAACACTCGCGCCTGTACTTGTTCACGAGGACCGGCAGGGACAAACATGAGTG GTTCCGCCGACTAAACCTAGCAGTAGAAGAAGCCAACGCATCATGCGAGTCGTCATCAGCCGCTGAAGACCGCTCCAGCGACGTGAGCGAGAGGGAGACGCAGAGCGCCGCCGTGTACTGCGTCCAAGACAAGGAGGTCAAATTCTCGGGGAAAACT CATAAAACGGAATCTATCTCTGATTCAGTGCCTCAGATGCCTTCCCAAGGTCTGTTGGACAACCAGCGAGACTTCGGTTCCTACGAGAAGACCTTCTGGCCGTTCCTCTTTAAAATTCTACAG ACAAAGTCCTCTCCTACCACAGCGTGCGAATGCCGGATGCTTCCGCCGGAAGTGACGTGGGTGAACACGGTGCTCGCGCGGATGGTGTTTGATGCTATGAGGGACCCCAACCTGGTGGCCAGGGTGCAGGACCGCATACAGAGGAAGCTGCATACTATGAAG CTCCCCTCATTCATGAGTCCGCTCATCGTGACGAACCTGTCTCTGGCGGGCGCGTGTCCACTGCTCGAGCACGTGTCGGCGCCGACGTGGGACGCGCGCGGCGTGTGGCTCGACGCCGCCCTGAGATACGACGGCGGCGCCTACATCACCATCCTCACGCAGATCAACCTCATGAAGCTCAAGGAGAAGA ACTTAACATTGGAAGAGCACTTGCTAACGACTGCGTCAGAAAATGTGGTGGAGGACGACTTGTCGGCATCCAGAATATTCTCCGAAAAACAACTCAGG GAGCGCAAGCCGGCCATCTTCGACTCTGAGTTCGAGGACTCGGCGGAGTCGAGCAGCGACGACGAGAGCCCGCAGATGCAGCCCGTCGACAGCAACGAGACCATGGCATTAGACGCACa GTCCAGTACCACTGACTCCGCCTACTCAAAGAAGAAGTTCCTAAAAATGGTTGACAGAATCGCAACAAACAAATACTTCCAAACC GTGACAGACTACAAGTAC GTGAAGAAAGCCATGGAGGGTTTATCTAACACGGATATCAAGCTGCGGCTGGAGGTGCAGGGGCTGGAGGGGCGCCTCGCCGTCAacctgccgccgccgctgcacgACCGGGTATGGATCGG ATTCCGCACAAACCCGCAGCTGGTCCTGAAAGCGCGTCCGGCGTTCGGCGCGCGCGCTCTCCGCTTCGCGCACATCTCCAACTGGATCGAGGAGAAGTTGGCCAAAGAGTTCGAGAAGTTTCTCGTGTTGCCCAACATGGAGGACTTCATGATCGACCTCATGACGCCCACGCCCGTCGACTTCGAGTGA
- the LOC105381184 gene encoding testis-expressed protein 2 isoform X2, which yields MDIPGASKTPNTSLSFRYNANNEELEELFNPCEDDPPTPVCDTPASTNSENASPKKTDKTSIIDKYFKSMRVERIDKIEETKGDLGKPIEDVKTSTPSKEVSSSPVKDYLSRLSKRNTSSASDVGPEVKETNETWKIFHDFKYKIAQAVEDMKSRSVDETKDKAVQRDNSISDSEDNSAIKDLDISVGDTDNQVSSLDSSIQNLSEITQPVTAKANELESSLPKDDNSDATDDTHKNLEENIADILKSELDDGLEVESGVEAFEDIDMDVIPDNSLLDEIEGGTRPANADLTLKPSTPTHFPYRLPQDNDKYNKPQTPTVDQKTYLFSCTLYILTFLLLLNYTIFPNSYLWNGFLLGMWFFYFLSSLKQYVLDTYFTDRDDDPPYFKLKKNKIPEPVSYTIPSVKEHRPLKKYEGWINHYRFPEYDPYTYHINKTTTAFMKLEGCSLRISYTKTKVAKRALWDEQIDKVTFYQHRLYNLTGARVILLPKGLVKKRQWSKKYPICVILSENEKIEVLEKETPPAAAETKDKKSAEATPDKKKDVPDVESAETNTASPEKKKKFVWRKRDKSVNSHTDSEGGREGLRHRLVRKMHRDKKAESVASSTEPVEASTEKARTDSPTQEDIELVTRSTTSTRVPDDEDEEPDMLRIKDFLEEAEGEEEGAGEGEWSVHVKTSRDKHSRLYLFTRTGRDKHEWFRRLNLAVEEANASCESSSAAEDRSSDVSERETQSAAVYCVQDKEVKFSGKTHKTESISDSVPQMPSQGLLDNQRDFGSYEKTFWPFLFKILQTKSSPTTACECRMLPPEVTWVNTVLARMVFDAMRDPNLVARVQDRIQRKLHTMKLPSFMSPLIVTNLSLAGACPLLEHVSAPTWDARGVWLDAALRYDGGAYITILTQINLMKLKEKNLTLEEHLLTTASENVVEDDLSASRIFSEKQLRERKPAIFDSEFEDSAESSSDDESPQMQPVDSNETMALDAQSSTTDSAYSKKKFLKMVDRIATNKYFQTVTDYKYVKKAMEGLSNTDIKLRLEVQGLEGRLAVNLPPPPHDRVWIGFRTNPQLVLKARPAFGARALRFAHISNWIEEKLAKEFEKFLVLPNMEDFMIDLMTPTPVDFE from the exons ATGGACATTCCCGGCGCAA GTAAAACGCCAAATACTTCATTGTCGTTCAGATATAATGCCAACAATGAGGAATTAGAGGAGCTTTTTAATCCATGTGAAGATGACCCCCCTACACCCGTGTGTGACACTCCAGCCAGCACCAACAGTGAGAATGCTAGTCCCAAGAAAACCGATAAAACCTCCATCATAGACAAATACTTTAAATCTATGAGAGTGGAAAGGATTGACAAAATAGAAGAGACTAAAGGTGATTTAGGGAAGCCAATTGAAGATGTTAAAACCAGCACACCAAGCAAGGAAGTGTCATCATCCCCAGTCAAAGACTACTTGAGTCGCCTGAGCAAGCGGAACACATCATCTGCATCTGATGTAGGGCCTGAAGTGAAGGAAACTAATGAAACATGGAAAATATTTCACGatttcaaatataaaattgcaCAAGCTGTGGAAGACATGAAATCTCGGTCTGTTGATG AGACAAAAGACAAGGCTGTCCAAAGAGACAACTCAATATCAGACTCGGAAGACAATTCTGCCATAAAAGATTTAGATATTAGTGTAGGAGATACTGACAATCAG GTGTCTTCACTAGATAGCAGTATTCAGAATTTGTCTGAGATAACCCAGCCTGTTACCGCTAAAGCGAATGAACTTGAGTCCAGCCTTCCTAAAGATGACAACTCCGATGCCACAGATGATACACATAAGAACTTAG AAGAAAATATTGCTGACATTCTAAAGAGTGAGTTGGATGATGGCCTGGAGGTAGAATCAGGAGTGGAGGCATTTGAAGACATTGACATGGATGTGATTCCGGATAACTCACTATTGGATGAGATAGAGGGAGGGACAAGACCCGCCAATGCAGACCTGACGCTTAAACCCTCGACGCCGACACACTTCCCATACCGCCTACCTCAAGACAATGACAAATATAACAAGCCACAAACTCCAACAGTAGATCAAAAGACCTATCTCTTTAGTTGCACTTTGTATATTCTAACATTTCTACTTCTACTCAACTATACAATTTTTCCCAATTCCTACCTTTGGAATGGTTTTCTGCTAGGAATGTGGTTCTTTTATTTCTTGAGCAGCTTGAAGCAGTATGTCTTAGACACATATTTCACCGATCGAGATGATGATCCACCATACTTTAAGTTGAAGAAGAATAAGATACCTGAACCGGTTTCTTACACCATACCATCAGTTAAAGAACACAGGCCCTTGAAGAAATATGAG gGTTGGATTAACCATTACAGGTTCCCAGAATATGACCCTTACACGTACCACATCAACAAAACTACAACTGCATTTATGAAACTCGAAG gttgtagTCTCAGGATATCATACACAAAGACGAAAGTGGCCAAGCGCGCGCTGTGGGACGAGCAAATAGACAAAGTGACGTTCTACCAACACAGATTGTACAATCTGACTGGCGCCAGGGTGATACTGCTTCCTAAAGGCCTTGTGAAGAAAAG ACAATGGAGCAAAAAGTACCCAATATGTGTGATACTGAGCGAGAACGAGAAGATAGAGGTTTTAGAAAAGGAGACACCGCCCGCAGCTGCCGAAACCAAGGACAAGAAATCGGCGGAGGCTACTCCAGACAAGAAGAAAGATGTTCCGGATGTGGAGAGTGCAGAGACGAACACTGCCAGTCcagagaagaagaagaagtttgTGTGGAGGAAGAGAGATAAAAG CGTCAACTCTCACACTGATAGTGAAGGTGGAAGGGAAGGACTTCGCCATAGACTCGTCAGGAAAATGCACAGAG ACAAGAAAGCAGAATCAGTAGCGTCATCCACAGAGCCAGTGGAGGCGTCCACAGAGAAGGCCCGCACTGACTCGCCGACGCAGGAAGACATCGAGCTGGTCACCAGGTCCACCACCAGCACCAGGGTCCCTGATGATGAGGACGAGGAGCCGGACATGCTGAGGATCAAGGACTTCTTGGAGGAAGCT GAGGGTGAGGAGGAGGGCGCGGGGGAGGGCGAGTGGAGCGTGCACGTGAAGACGTCCCGAGACAAACACTCGCGCCTGTACTTGTTCACGAGGACCGGCAGGGACAAACATGAGTG GTTCCGCCGACTAAACCTAGCAGTAGAAGAAGCCAACGCATCATGCGAGTCGTCATCAGCCGCTGAAGACCGCTCCAGCGACGTGAGCGAGAGGGAGACGCAGAGCGCCGCCGTGTACTGCGTCCAAGACAAGGAGGTCAAATTCTCGGGGAAAACT CATAAAACGGAATCTATCTCTGATTCAGTGCCTCAGATGCCTTCCCAAGGTCTGTTGGACAACCAGCGAGACTTCGGTTCCTACGAGAAGACCTTCTGGCCGTTCCTCTTTAAAATTCTACAG ACAAAGTCCTCTCCTACCACAGCGTGCGAATGCCGGATGCTTCCGCCGGAAGTGACGTGGGTGAACACGGTGCTCGCGCGGATGGTGTTTGATGCTATGAGGGACCCCAACCTGGTGGCCAGGGTGCAGGACCGCATACAGAGGAAGCTGCATACTATGAAG CTCCCCTCATTCATGAGTCCGCTCATCGTGACGAACCTGTCTCTGGCGGGCGCGTGTCCACTGCTCGAGCACGTGTCGGCGCCGACGTGGGACGCGCGCGGCGTGTGGCTCGACGCCGCCCTGAGATACGACGGCGGCGCCTACATCACCATCCTCACGCAGATCAACCTCATGAAGCTCAAGGAGAAGA ACTTAACATTGGAAGAGCACTTGCTAACGACTGCGTCAGAAAATGTGGTGGAGGACGACTTGTCGGCATCCAGAATATTCTCCGAAAAACAACTCAGG GAGCGCAAGCCGGCCATCTTCGACTCTGAGTTCGAGGACTCGGCGGAGTCGAGCAGCGACGACGAGAGCCCGCAGATGCAGCCCGTCGACAGCAACGAGACCATGGCATTAGACGCACa GTCCAGTACCACTGACTCCGCCTACTCAAAGAAGAAGTTCCTAAAAATGGTTGACAGAATCGCAACAAACAAATACTTCCAAACC GTGACAGACTACAAGTACGTAAAGAAAGCCATGGAGGGGTTATCTAACACGGATATCAAGCTGCGGCTGGAGGTGCAGGGGCTGGAGGGGCGCCTCGCCGTCaacctgccgccgccgccgcacgaCCGGGTATGGATCGG ATTCCGCACAAACCCGCAGCTGGTCCTGAAAGCGCGTCCGGCGTTCGGCGCGCGCGCTCTCCGCTTCGCGCACATCTCCAACTGGATCGAGGAGAAGTTGGCCAAAGAGTTCGAGAAGTTTCTCGTGTTGCCCAACATGGAGGACTTCATGATCGACCTCATGACGCCCACGCCCGTCGACTTCGAGTGA